Genomic DNA from Vespula vulgaris chromosome 5, iyVesVulg1.1, whole genome shotgun sequence:
AATGCAcccaaaaaaaatatatcaaaaaaagtaattaaaagttgatttttcttttagtattttaaaatatatttaatactgtagatgatattatttatagtatttctgctataaataaatgtatataaatattatttttcagaaaGGTCACCGTACATTTACAACATTCCAATTtccattatcatcatcatcacaaTCATCATTACCATCAGAATCATCAACACCATCAGAACCAccatcgttatcattatcgaCACAGTCATTTCCATCATTACCATCGTCATCAGAACCACCATTAAAAAAACCACTATCGTTTGCTTCGTTACTATCGTCAAAGTCATCACAACAATCACAACCACCAGTGGAACAATTGCAATCGCCATCACAACAACCACAAACACCGCAAGCATGGCAAAAGCCATTACAACAACCACAGCAAGCATGGCAACAGCCATCAGAACAATCGCAACAAGCATGGCAACAGCCATTACAACAACCACAGCAAGCATGGCAACAGCCATCAGAACAATCGCAACAAGCATGGCAACAGCCATCACAAGAACCACAGCAAAAATTGCAACAGCCATTAGAAGAACCACAACAAAAATCGCAAGAGCCGTCAGAAGAACCACAGCAAAAATGGCCGCAGTTGTCAGAACAACCACAGAAAAAATCGCAACAAAAGTCAAAACGATCACAGAAAAAATCGCAACAAAAGTCACAACCACAGCAAGCATGGCAACAGCCATCAGAACAACCACAACAGCCGTCAGAAGAACCACAGCTAACATCGCAACAGCTGTCAGAAGAACCACAACAGAAATTGCAACTGCCATCAGAAGAACCACAACAAAAATGGCCGCACCTGTCAGAAGAACTACAGCAAAAATCGCAACTGCCGTCGGAAGAACCACAGCAAGAATGGCCGCAGCTGTCAGAACAACCACAGCAAAAATCACAACAGCCATCAGAAGAACCACAACAAAAATCGCAACAGCTGTCAGAAGAACTACAGCAAAAATCGCAACAGTCGTTGGAAGAACCACAGCAAAAATGGCCACAGCTGTCAGAACAACCACAGCAAAAATCGCAACAGCCATCAGAAGAACTAGAGCAAAAATGGCCGCAGTTGTCAGAACAATCACAGAAAAAATCGCAACAAAAGTCAAAACGATCACAGAAAAAATCGCAACAAAAGTCACAACAACCACAGCAAGCATCGCAACAACCGCAGCCATCAGAACAACCGCAACAGCCGTCAGAAGAACCACAGCAGAAATCGCAACAGCTGTCAGAAGAATCACAACAAAAATCGCAACAGCCATCAGAAGAACCACAGCAAAAATGGCCGCAGTTATCAGAACAACCACAACAAGAATCGCAACAGCCATTAGAAGAACCACAGCAAAAATCGCAAAAGCCGTCAGAAGAACCACAGCAAAAATGGTCGCAGCTGTCAAAACGATCACAGAAAAAATCGCAACAAGCATGGCAACAGCCATCAGAACAACCGCGACAAGCATGGCAACAGCCATCAGAACAACCGCGACAAGCATGGCAACAGCCATCAGAACCACCGCGACAAGCATGGCAACAGCCATCAGAACCACCGCGACAAGCATGGCAACAGCCATCAGAACCACCGCGACAAGCATGGCAACAGCCATCAGAACCACCGCGACAAGCATGGCAACAGCCATCAGAACCACCGCGACAAGCATGGCAACAGCCATCAGAACCACCGCGACAAGCATGGCAACAGCCATCAGAACCACCGCGACAAGCATGGCAACAGCCATCAGAACCACCGCGACAAGCATGGCAACAGCCATCAGAACCACCGCGACAAGCATGGCAACAGCCATCAGAACAACAGTCGTTAGAAGAACCACAGCAAAAATGGCCACAGCTGTCAGAACAACTAGAGCAAAAAACGCAACAGCCGTCACAACGATCACagaaaaaatcgaaacaaaAGTCACAACAGCCGTCACAACAACCATTACAAttatcaccatcaccatcacaaATACCACAaccatcgtcatcatcacAACAATTAGAATTGTTACCACAAAAAGCagaatcatcatcattatcagaAGAATCAGAAGCGCCAATACCATTTTCTGTAGTACATGAAAAGTTAACAAAGTCTGTAGCTGGTCAGTTGGCACTTAGTATACCTACAAGAAAAAATCCTTCCATTAGTGGAACACGTGGTCGACCTATAACAGTTGAAGTCAATGTAATGGCATTGGaatttaagaatttaaaaacaaatgttaCTCAATATGATGTAACAATTACTCCTGATAAGCCCAAATGTTTAATGAGAGtaatttttgaagaatttagaaagaaaaggtttCCAAATCGACACCCTGCATATGATGGAAATAAGATTGCTTATAGTGCGAATGATTTACCATTTCctacatatgtaagtaaataaaatttaaacaaaaatttataaaattaaccattacataaaaattttgcTTAAACTAGATAAatgatgaaattataatttttgaaaatggtcaagaaagaatatttcaaattgaaatgaaaaaagctACTTCTATAGATCTTTCATTTCTAAGAAGTGTGAAACCTGGATTTAATGAGTCATTGGGAACTCAGTCTGGAATACAAGCTCTTGATGTCATTTTGCGCCATGGACCTTTGTCATTTTGTTTTCCGGTAGGTAAAAAAAGTGTTTTCCatcatattttgtattttgtgatatattttataacttttaaaaattatttgatatatattgtTACGAGCCGACTTCGAGGAGTTCAATATGAACTCGGAACAGATAGACACAGAGAGaatttaacatataataacAAGCTTTTGTCTATCTTTGAAGAGAACTCTGGTTAAAAGGATGTGATTTACGAATGTTCCGgataacttttttaaaaaaacttGTGAATTTGCTAATTGTATATTAGttgttttttgttaaatattacaGTTCATTTTACGTTTTTACATGAAATTATGAGGGCGTTCgtaacaatatttaaattatatatacttttcattttatttatgtgaaatcaattattaataattaataattaattgcttTATGCTTCTGttaaaaataactttaaaCTTAAAAATTTGAGATTTTTTTGTATGAATTCTAACAAAATGATTTTGATTTCCTCAAATATgagacataaataaaaatatttaaataatattgtgtataaatgtaatatcgctttttttttaattattattattacttgttAAAAATAGATGATTTTTCTTAAAACTTTTGTTGTGTATTTTAAGGTTGGAAGATCAATATTTTGGCAACCAACGGGTAGGTCAGAATCTTTGTCAAATGGTATGGAGTTGTGGATAGGTTCATTCCAATCTGCTATATTAGGATGGAAACCTTTACTTAATGTAGAtggtaatgtatatattagttTAATCTTAAAAAAGATCTTCAAAGtttttacatagatatatgtttTATCTGTTTATTTAGTTGCACATAAGGGTTTTCCCAAATCTCAAAATGTTATGGATCTAATAAAAGAACTTTGTTTACGTGGAGAAAACAGAGATATTACTTTAAGTGATGTAAATCagaatcaagaaaaaataaagaaatttttagtTGGATTAAAAGTTCATTATGTAATACCGAACATACCATCGTCCAAGCGAACACAAGTAGTGCGTGGTTTCGCTGAATGTCCaagaataaatgtattttcacGTGACGATGGAACATCGAGTACTATTGAGAACTatttcagaaaagaaaaaaactatataatacGTTATCCTACTTTGCCTTGTTTGTGGATAGGGCCAGAAactaaaaagatatatgtaccTCCAGAGGTGCGTTTAACATCTActatgaaatagaaataatatatttaatacaaagtgaaagaatcatttatttaaaaattttcagcTCTGTACAATAGCACCTGGACAAACAATTCGAAGGAAAATGGACGAAATACAAACttcgaaaatgataaaattagcAGCAACATCTAGTGacagacgaaaagaaaagataatggaAGGTGTAGGTATTTTATTAGCATACATGTtacgcgtatatacgtatgtatataatatatatatatagatttattaattattttataatataattattgttgcAGTTTCGAgctttgaaaataaatgatcatcCAACTATGAAAAAGGAATTTAATCTTTCTGTAAAATCAGAATTTGAAAGAGTACCGGCTAGAGTATTAGACGCTCctaaattgaattataataataacgatattgtATCTGTAATGAAGGGTGTTTGGAGGGCGAAGAAATTTCTTAATCCAAGTACTTTACTTGATAAGCAATGGACTATTTTAAATTTAGTtgatagaagaataaaagacaGAGACATGTACCACTTATGCGATATGCTGCGAGAGGGTGGTAAATATGAATTAACAATTGAcatttatttaacgatttaaataatagtaatatgaTAGATTTGGCAAatataagaaacgaaataaatattatgatattgttttttttatttcagcaAGAACAGTTGGTATGTTTATGGGCGATGCTTTAAAACCATTTCAGTATTGTAATAATCATCTACAAGCTTTATTAGCGTGTTTTgatcaattgaaaaaaagtgGAGTAAAacttattatagttattatatcAGACTATAATGACTCCTATAGtaagtaatttaatttattaaattattctcttgccagatttattaaaaaatattccgtAATTGTTCATCATCATTTTCAAAGGTAACGTGAAACAAATTAGCGAGTTACGATTAGGTATGCTTACACAGTGTATTAAATCTGTAACtgttgaaagaaaattgaatccAGCAACCATAGGAAATAtccttttgaaaataaattctaaactTAATGGCGTAAATCATGAAATTTGTGGTCATGTTAGGTATGgcattttctattaataataaactttatataCTTATCGTATATGATATTAGGTTGGTAAGTAATTAGTTAATGTcggttttcaatttttatctttagaaTCACGTATCTCGATTAGGAATTAACTATACTAATTGAAAACtatatcaattaattgaaAGCctacttattaattaattgaatctACACATTTTTGCCAACAAGAAATAAGTTTGTTAATTCCTTCACAAAATCTTTGAAggtattttaatgattttcctTTGCAAAATATGTGCAAAATATGTGAATAGGGAGGAATGTACTCGAATATGGAGTTTCGTAATCCAATTCGTACTATTTTTGTAGGATTTGGTCGAGTGTTGTTTCACTTAATTTATGCGAAACTCGTTTgttagcttttttttttctttttattctaacTATCTAAGATGATCAATAACAGTTGGATAACATACCTATCTCCTTTGCAAGTTCTCGAATAGTTACCCTTGCATTAGCTTCAATCAAAGCTTTCAATTGGATGTTGTCAAGGACAGAAGATCGTCCACAACCACTTTCTTCATTTTGGAGGCTCTTATTaacgtttcgaaatttttgaaaCCACCATCGCACTGTGCGTTCATTCATTGTTTCTTTCACAAACACACTTAATATCACAAGTCATTTTTATAGTTTCGCgattcattttaaatttatacaaaaaactGATAGAAGTTTGTTTCTTGTTCATTTTGAAATCAATTGTCTGAAGTGAGCACAAATTAAtggtaaaaacaaaagaatatcTATCTACATGAGTACTTTAAAGAGAAtggaatgaattattattaatatttcagaaTCAAGTAACAAAGTTTAAAAACTAAAagcaatatttatttcttaaaaacaaaatcgaCATTCACTTCTTACcaacttaatatatatatatatatatatatatatatatatatatatatatatactatagaaTATTAAGTTCAAGATTGTGTCTACTACTAATTTTCTCTTTGCAGACCTTCTATTTTATCTCCAGATTGTATTTTGATCGGTGCTGATGTAACCCATCCATCACCAGATTCTAAAAATATACCTTCTATAGCTgcagtaaatattatttctataaatttctcCAGCGTTTTATTATGAACATTCTATtacatgtaataaattttgttataatataggTTGCTGCAAGTTGTGACAGAACTGCATTCagatataaaatcgaaattcGACTGCAACAACCAAGACAAGAAATCATTAGTGATTTTGCGGACATtgttagaatattattaagatattattataaatgcaCGGGAATTCAaccaaagaaaattattatttatcggtATATaagttaattgaaatataatatcagaTTAACATAACGTTTTTCAAAGATTAAACTTTACGAacttttcgtaatattatattaataaacattttcatttctgttATTCGTATATAGTGATGGCGTAAGTGAAGGACAGCTAACCCAGGTACTGCATCACGAATTAACAGCCCTTAAACATGCATTTCAATCACTTTCTAAGGATGATTCTTATCATCCTTCAGTCACTTTTCTTGTGGTGCAAAAAAGACATCATATACGATTCTTCCCTACGGATAGAAGAAatacagatgatagaaacttTAACGTACAAGCTGGTACCATCGTAGATACACATATAACACATCCTAGtcatattgatttttatcttgTATCACATGCAAGCATTCAGGTACGCCGTTGAATATAACATGAATTTCAAGTATGATTCTTGTTCCAtaaatattacacatatattattttgtttcaggGAACTGCGCGACCTACCAAATACAAATGCGTATTTAATCAATTAGATATGACGGAGGATCAAATCGAAGAACTTACATATTATTTGTGTCATATGTTTGCGCGATGTACAAGATCAATTAGTTATCCAGCACCGAC
This window encodes:
- the LOC127063954 gene encoding protein argonaute-2-like, translating into MGKKKGKKQPKQSIDSPSAGPSNPSEQSQQEEQSSASSAHGRDQSQQSGSGEGTQNAPKKNISKKKGHRTFTTFQFPLSSSSQSSLPSESSTPSEPPSLSLSTQSFPSLPSSSEPPLKKPLSFASLLSSKSSQQSQPPVEQLQSPSQQPQTPQAWQKPLQQPQQAWQQPSEQSQQAWQQPLQQPQQAWQQPSEQSQQAWQQPSQEPQQKLQQPLEEPQQKSQEPSEEPQQKWPQLSEQPQKKSQQKSKRSQKKSQQKSQPQQAWQQPSEQPQQPSEEPQLTSQQLSEEPQQKLQLPSEEPQQKWPHLSEELQQKSQLPSEEPQQEWPQLSEQPQQKSQQPSEEPQQKSQQLSEELQQKSQQSLEEPQQKWPQLSEQPQQKSQQPSEELEQKWPQLSEQSQKKSQQKSKRSQKKSQQKSQQPQQASQQPQPSEQPQQPSEEPQQKSQQLSEESQQKSQQPSEEPQQKWPQLSEQPQQESQQPLEEPQQKSQKPSEEPQQKWSQLSKRSQKKSQQAWQQPSEQPRQAWQQPSEQPRQAWQQPSEPPRQAWQQPSEPPRQAWQQPSEPPRQAWQQPSEPPRQAWQQPSEPPRQAWQQPSEPPRQAWQQPSEPPRQAWQQPSEPPRQAWQQPSEPPRQAWQQPSEQQSLEEPQQKWPQLSEQLEQKTQQPSQRSQKKSKQKSQQPSQQPLQLSPSPSQIPQPSSSSQQLELLPQKAESSSLSEESEAPIPFSVVHEKLTKSVAGQLALSIPTRKNPSISGTRGRPITVEVNVMALEFKNLKTNVTQYDVTITPDKPKCLMRVIFEEFRKKRFPNRHPAYDGNKIAYSANDLPFPTYINDEIIIFENGQERIFQIEMKKATSIDLSFLRSVKPGFNESLGTQSGIQALDVILRHGPLSFCFPVGRSIFWQPTGRSESLSNGMELWIGSFQSAILGWKPLLNVDVAHKGFPKSQNVMDLIKELCLRGENRDITLSDVNQNQEKIKKFLVGLKVHYVIPNIPSSKRTQVVRGFAECPRINVFSRDDGTSSTIENYFRKEKNYIIRYPTLPCLWIGPETKKIYVPPELCTIAPGQTIRRKMDEIQTSKMIKLAATSSDRRKEKIMEGFRALKINDHPTMKKEFNLSVKSEFERVPARVLDAPKLNYNNNDIVSVMKGVWRAKKFLNPSTLLDKQWTILNLVDRRIKDRDMYHLCDMLREGARTVGMFMGDALKPFQYCNNHLQALLACFDQLKKSGVKLIIVIISDYNDSYSNVKQISELRLGMLTQCIKSVTVERKLNPATIGNILLKINSKLNGVNHEICGHVRPSILSPDCILIGADVTHPSPDSKNIPSIAAVAASCDRTAFRYKIEIRLQQPRQEIISDFADIVRILLRYYYKCTGIQPKKIIIYRDGVSEGQLTQVLHHELTALKHAFQSLSKDDSYHPSVTFLVVQKRHHIRFFPTDRRNTDDRNFNVQAGTIVDTHITHPSHIDFYLVSHASIQGTARPTKYKCVFNQLDMTEDQIEELTYYLCHMFARCTRSISYPAPTYYAHLAAFRARAFIQNVPIELSKLQDEQVKVKVVLNDDVPMFYV